A window from Malania oleifera isolate guangnan ecotype guangnan chromosome 7, ASM2987363v1, whole genome shotgun sequence encodes these proteins:
- the LOC131160632 gene encoding uncharacterized protein LOC131160632, whose product MDHLAPKEEYAAFEEKVRRTVYIDNLSPQVTEAVIKTALNQFGSVSNVQFIPNYTISMNIPRCALVEMENSKQAKAIVSEMANFPFMMSGMPRPVRARNAEAEMFDNRPVKPGRKIHCRWSDPGEPDFQVAKKLKQLTRKHDAEASFLLKRQLKEEEKLSNQQEESLKANYRKFEMVDSVLMDGTAGRLGRRYNMKVLDDK is encoded by the exons ATGGATCATCTAGCCCCAAAGGAGGAGTATGCTGCATTTGAGGAGAAGGTGAGGAGGACAGTTTACATTGACAACCTCTCGCCGCAGGTCACTGAAGCTGTTATAAAAACTGCGCTTAATCAGTTTGGGAGCGTCTCCAATGTTCAGTTCATCCCAAACTACACAATATCAATGAACATTCCGCGATGTGCTTTGGTTGAGATGGAGAATTCAAAGCAGGCCAAAGCCATAGTATCAGAAATGGCCAACTTTCCTTTCATGATGTCCGGAATGCCACGGCCTGTGAGGGCACGTAATGCAGAAGCAGAGATGTTTGATAATCGCCCAGTAAAGCCTGGAAGGAAAATACATTGTCGTTGGTCGGACCCTGGGGAACCAGATTTTCAGGTGGCAAAGAAGCTAAAGCAACTGACCAGAAAACATGATGCTGAAGCTTCATTCCTGCTGAAG CGCCAACTGAAGGAAGAGGAAAAGCTTTCAAATCAGCAGGAAGAAAGCCTTAAAGCAAATTATCGGAAATTCGAGATGGTAGATAGTGTCCTAATGGATGGAACTGCTGGTCGTTTGGGGCGCCGTTATAATATGAAGGTTTTAGACGATAAATAG